Proteins encoded together in one Pontiella desulfatans window:
- a CDS encoding sulfatase has translation MSVKNMKEIMVRNVLLVLFSGLSLHIHAQRHNVLFIAVDDLKPWLGCYDHPVVKTPNIDRLAEMGTVFRRNYCQVALCGPTRMSIMTGLRPDTTQVYNMGGELWHIDTARKRAPQLWTIPEYFKANGYITMGFGKVMDSRNTDKGQDSRSWSGPKGVRWEWDTSLYPVKPAGGGYQDPATRRILGKAMADMKRLGIDTKPDRTAFLSTVEGARPVCEAMDLPDEAYAEGNVMAAPAIEAIKQFGENRKPFFLAVGFYKPHLPFVAPKKYWDLYSPEDFRLAFPDYPEGGSKYAETPYNEGRGFHPVPGKGPIPEELQRHMMHGYAACVSYVDAQVGKLLQALEESRLIDDTVICLWGDHGFHLGDKQVWGKHTNFEEATRAPLIIASPSIRGNRVEDEALTELVDVFPTLCELVGLEPPAGLDGESLVDLMQGRRPEENNAAVSQYLRKIDDEGLVMGWSVRTRRFRYVEWRRTTVENLHYTHSGEVIGRELYDYQSDPQETRNLATSLKHVDMCADMIREFDQVLPNLPDRKSCVIR, from the coding sequence ATGTCGGTTAAAAATATGAAGGAAATCATGGTCAGGAACGTATTGCTTGTCCTCTTTTCGGGGCTGTCTTTGCATATTCACGCGCAACGGCACAATGTACTCTTTATTGCGGTCGATGATTTAAAGCCCTGGCTGGGGTGTTATGACCACCCGGTGGTGAAAACCCCGAATATCGATCGTTTGGCCGAGATGGGCACGGTTTTCCGCCGGAACTACTGCCAGGTGGCGCTATGCGGCCCGACGCGTATGAGTATCATGACCGGTCTGCGCCCCGATACAACGCAGGTCTACAATATGGGCGGGGAACTCTGGCATATCGACACCGCCCGTAAACGCGCACCTCAGCTCTGGACGATCCCCGAATATTTCAAGGCGAATGGATATATCACAATGGGATTCGGCAAAGTCATGGACAGCCGGAATACCGACAAGGGGCAGGATTCGCGAAGTTGGAGCGGGCCGAAAGGCGTTCGATGGGAGTGGGATACTTCCCTTTATCCGGTTAAACCCGCCGGTGGTGGTTATCAGGATCCGGCTACCCGGAGAATACTCGGAAAAGCGATGGCTGATATGAAGCGACTGGGTATTGATACAAAACCGGATCGTACTGCTTTTCTATCGACCGTTGAAGGGGCTCGGCCGGTCTGCGAGGCCATGGATCTTCCCGATGAGGCCTATGCCGAAGGTAACGTCATGGCTGCACCGGCAATCGAAGCCATTAAGCAGTTCGGTGAAAACAGGAAACCGTTTTTTTTGGCGGTTGGGTTTTATAAGCCGCACCTCCCGTTTGTGGCACCGAAAAAATATTGGGACCTTTATTCTCCGGAAGATTTCCGGCTCGCTTTTCCCGATTATCCTGAGGGGGGCAGTAAGTATGCTGAGACGCCGTATAATGAGGGACGCGGTTTTCATCCGGTGCCGGGCAAGGGGCCGATACCCGAAGAGCTCCAGCGCCACATGATGCATGGATATGCGGCTTGCGTTTCCTATGTTGATGCCCAAGTGGGTAAACTTCTCCAAGCATTGGAAGAGTCCAGGTTGATCGATGATACCGTGATTTGTCTCTGGGGGGATCATGGTTTCCATCTCGGCGATAAACAGGTCTGGGGCAAGCATACCAATTTTGAAGAAGCCACCCGCGCGCCCTTGATCATTGCATCGCCATCGATTCGAGGAAACAGGGTTGAGGATGAAGCGCTCACCGAGCTGGTTGACGTATTTCCAACTCTGTGTGAACTGGTCGGGCTGGAGCCTCCGGCAGGGCTGGATGGCGAAAGCCTGGTCGACCTCATGCAGGGCAGGCGACCCGAAGAGAACAACGCTGCCGTAAGTCAGTATTTACGGAAAATCGATGATGAAGGCCTGGTGATGGGGTGGTCTGTCCGTACCCGCCGCTTTCGTTATGTGGAATGGCGGAGGACTACGGTGGAAAACCTGCACTATACCCATTCTGGCGAAGTGATCGGACGCGAACTATACGATTATCAAAGCGATCCACAGGAGACACGAAACCTCGCCACATCCTTGAAGCACGTGGATATGTGTGCTGATATGATAAGAGAGTTTGACCAGGTGCTGCCGAATCTGCCGGACAGGAAATCTTGCGTGATCAGGTGA